One Thunnus maccoyii chromosome 14, fThuMac1.1, whole genome shotgun sequence genomic window carries:
- the crls1 gene encoding cardiolipin synthase (CMP-forming), translating into MMMCFRRDVRWFVSARCAGACWLEGASWRHRHTPVTGGPRSIQPPVTGSWISRLRGTDSRVACWPGILQQVKPTPWHAHGTALLYRGGHERSSAASFRSLLSSGARGLCSGKHEETPVSPPAADRAEGAPVPGQGLFKFKELYENPWTIPNLLCVCRISLAPLLGHLIIQQHFHLSLALFTLAGATDLLDGYIARTWPTQKSALGSALDPLADKILISILYVSLTYAEIIPAPLTALVIFRDIGLIAAVFWVRYKTVPPPVTLSKFFNPCYTTAQLKPTLFSKVNTAIQLLLVAASLAAPVFQFSDSVLLQCLWYVTAVTTAVSGYSYWHYGRKTVQVLNTRSP; encoded by the exons ATGATGATGTGTTTTCGGAGGGATGTTCGCTGGTTTGTGTCCGCGCGGTGTGCGGGTGCGTGTTGGCTCGAGGGTGCGTCATGGcggcacagacacacacctgtcaccgGGGGGCCGAGGTCCATACAGCCGCCGGTGACCGGCTCGTGGATCTCCAGGCTCAGAGGGACGGACAGCCGGGTCGCGTGCTGGCCCGGGATTCTCCAGCAGGTCAAACCGACACCGTGGCACGCGCACGGAACCGCACTACTGTACCGGGGAGGTCACGAGAGGTCGTCAGCGGCTAGTTTCCGGTCCCTGTTGTCATCAGGAGCTCGAGGGCTTTGCAGCGGAAAGCATGAGGAGACGCCGGTCAGCCCACCTGCGGCGGACCGGGCTGAAGGCGCCCCGGTACCGGGACAAGGACTGTTCAAGTTCAAAGAGCTG TACGAGAACCCGTGGACAATCCCCAACCTGTTGTGCGTGTGTCGGATTTCGCTGGCTCCGCTGCTGGGTCACCTGATCATCCAGCAGCACTTTCACCTCAGTCTGGCTCTGTTTACCCTGGCAGGAGCTACTGACTTG TTGGATGGTTACATCGCCAGAACGTGGCCCACTCAGAAATCTGCACTGGGCAGCGCTCTGGACCCACTGGCTGATAAAATTCTCATCAGTATTTTATATGTCAGCCTCACCTATGCTGAAATTATACCAG CTCCACTGACAGCTTTAGTGATTTTCAGAGACATTGGTTTGATAGCTGCTGTCTTCTGGGTCAGATACAAGACTGTACCTCCACCG gtgACCCTTAGTAAGTTTTTTAACCCCTGCTACACCACAGCTCAGCTCAAACCCACACTCTTCAGCAAG gTGAACACAGCCATCCAACTCCTTCTGGTCGCAGCTTCTCTGGCAGCTCCGGTTTTCCAGTTTTCAGACAGCGTCCTGCTGCAGTGTTTATG GTATGTTACAGCAGTGACAACAGCAGTGTCGGGTTATAGCTACTGGCACTACGGCCGCAAGACTGTGCAGGTGCTGAACACCAgatcaccatga
- the mcm8 gene encoding DNA helicase MCM8, producing the protein RGGGGGGWRGGGGGWRGGWRSRPWRGGSSGGGGGRGGGGSGIYSTQRVLCQSTLDDLCPYKGWTLYFTDGFIESSPSVKKIKVFEKYFTSKIHLYDKDEIERQGSVLVDYADLIGDKRVREALPELTTDLKEQPEIILSCLGVAIHQVLTVDLEKQAAELQGEELPVATPIINIPHISARLYNYEPLTPLRMLRASVYGLLVCVRGTVVRVSNIRPQCTRLAFTCMTCSNTLSLALQHGKYAAPTKCGQPDCRGRSFTPCRSSPLTQTVDWQIIKVQEMMGGEQREAGRIPRTVECHLTSDLCDSSVPGDTVTVTGIVRVTNDSNQGSYRGNKDQCMFLLYIDATSVSNTKGQQSKSGGPGSRGSLEDRSGGEEFSLKELYAIQEIQSQPDLLRLIVHSLCPVIYGHLVVKAALALILFGGRQKHVDKNSVPVRGDPHILMVGDPGMGKSQMLQAVCNVAPRGIYVCGNSTSTAGLTVSLSRDSGTGDYALEAGALVLADQGLCCIDEFDKSGNQQQALLEAMEQQSVSLAKAGIVSSLPARTSVLAAANPVGGHYNRGKTVSENLKMGSALLSRFDVVFLLLDIPDESHDRRLSEHVMANRAGKGRTSSATVTRNNSELETSILLEHSDMPLSERLQIPAGEVADPIPACLLRKYISYARQYVHPSLSPEAAQILQDFYLSLRSQAHSADATPITTRQLESLIRLTETRARLELRETATKSDAEDVVEIMKHSLADTYSDGLGNLDFERSQHGSGMSQRGAGKRLVNALHAHAQKTNETQFDLQTLRAVADKLNIKVMDFQGLVSSLNEQGFLLKKGPKLYQLQTI; encoded by the exons agaggaggtggtggtggtggatggagaggaggtggtggaggatggagaggaggttGGAGGAGTAGACCTTGGAGAGGAGGATCgtcaggtggaggaggaggaagaggtggaggaggatcGGGAATCTATAGCACTCAGAGAG tCCTTTGTCAGTCCACTCTAGATGATTTATGTCCCTACAAAGGATGGACGCTTTACTTCACTGACG GCTTCATAGAGAGCTCACCCAGTGTTAAGAAGATTAAAGTGTTTGAGAAATATTTCACATCTAAGATTCACCTTTATGACAAG GATGAGATTGAGCGTCAGGGCAGTGTGCTAGTGGATTATGCAGACTTGATTGGAGACAAGCGGGTGCGTGAAGCTCTTCCTGAACTAACCACAGATCTGAAAGAACAACCGGAGATCATCCTCAGCTGTTTGGGAGTGGCCATTCACCAG gtgttgACTGTAGATTTGGAGAAACAAGCTGCTGAGCTACAAGGGGAAGAGCTTCCTGTAGCTACACCGATCATCAACATCCCTCACATTAGCGCGAG GCTGTACAACTACGAACCGTTGACTCCATTGCGGATGTTGCGTGCCAGTGTGTACGGACTGCTGGTGTGCGTGAGGGGAACGGTGGTCAGAGTGAGCAATATCAGACCTCAGTGTACTAGGCTGGCCTTCACGTGCATGACCTGCTCGAACACACTGTCTCTGGCGTTGCAGCATGGGAAGTATGCTGCACCCACCAAG TGTGGCCAGCCGGACTGTCGCGGTCGTTCCTTCACCCCCTGCCGGAGTTCTCCCCTCACACAGACTGTGGACTGGCAGATCATCAa GGTGCAGGAGATGATGGGCGGAGAGCAGAGGGAGGCTGGACGAATCCCACGAACCGTGGAATGtcacctgacctctgacctctgcgACAGCTCCGTCCCTGGAGACACGGTTACCGTGACAGGGATAGTAAGAGTTACCAACGATTCTAACCAAG GCAGTTACAGGGGGAATAAGGATCAGTGTATGTTCCTCCTCTACATTGATGCCACTTCAGTCAGCAACACTAAag GTCAGCAGTCCAAATCAGGAGGTCCGGGGTCAAGAGGGTCACTTGAAGATCGTTCTGGGGGGGAAGAGTTCAGTCTGAAAGAGCTGTATGCCATCCAGGAGATCCAGTCCCAGCCTGACCTGCTGAGACTTATAGTGCA CTCTTTGTGTCCTGTTATCTACGGCCATCTG GTGGTGAAAGCTGCTCTGGCCTTGATATTGTTTGGAGGCAGACAGAAACACGTAGATAAGAACAGCGTCCCAGTCAGAGGAGACCCACACATCCTGATGGTGGGAGACCCCGGCATGGGAAAGAGTCAGATGTTACAG gcaGTGTGCAATGTGGCTCCTAGAGGAATCTATGTATGTGGCAACAGTACCAGCACCGCAG gATTAACAGTGAGTTTATCCCGAGATTCGGGAACAGGGGATTATGCTCTGGAGGCTGGAGCCTTGGTGCTGGCTGACCAAG GTCTGTGCTGCATTGACGAGTTTGATAAGTCGGGCAACCAGCAGCAGGCTCTGTTAGAAGCCATGGAGCAGCAGTCTGTAAGTCTGGCTAAGGCTGGAATAGTTTCCTCTCTTCCTGCCAGAACCTCAGTCTTAGCTGCTGCAAACCCCGTCGGAGGACATTACAACAGAGGCAAGACTGTCTCTGAGAATCTGAA AATGGGTTCAGCTTTACTCTCTCGCTTCGAtgtcgtcttcctcctcctggaCATCCCAGACGAGTCACATGACCGCCGCCTATCAGAGCACGTCATGGCAAACAGGGCAGGAAAAGGTAGAACCAGCAGCGCCACAGTAACCAGAAACAACAGTGAACTGGAGACCTCCATCCTACTAGAACACTCAGACATGCCGCTGTCTGAACGTTTGCAG ATCCCTGCAGGTGAAGTTGCCGACCCCATTCCAGCATGCTTGTTAAGGAAGTACATCAGCTACGCTCGTCAGTACGTTCATCCGTCGCTCTCTCCCGAAGCGGCGCAAATCCTCCAGGACTTCTACCTGTCGCTGAGATCTCAGGCGCACTCTGCTGACGCCACGCCCATCACCACCCGACAACTGGAGTCTTTAATTAGACTAACTGAG acAAGAGCAAGGCTGGAGCTCAGAGAAACAGCTACTAAGAGTGATGCTGAGGATGTGGTAGAGATCATGAAACACAG tcTAGCTGATACATATTCAGATGGTTTGGGCAATCTGGACTTTGAGCGTTCTCAGCATGGATCAGGCATGAGTCAGCGCGGCGCTGGAAAACGACTGGTCAACGCACTGCACGCACACGCTCAGAAGACCAACGAAACGCAGTTTGACCTGCAGACGCTTCGAGCTGTGGCCGACAAACTGAACATAAAG GTGATGGACTTTCAAGGTCTGGTGAGTTCTCTGAATGAACAGGGTTTCCTGTTGAAGAAAGGACCCAAGCTGTACCAGCTGCAGACCATCTGA